The genome window gaagaagaagaagaagaagaagaagaagaagaaaaagaagaagaagagcacatCGGCCGGTCGCCGTccgtccaagaagaagaagctaggCATCACGCCAGGTCAGGTACCTTCAAATCTATTTACTTTCTTAGTAAATCGCCATCATCTGGCTTCGGTTTTTCATTCGATTTATTATCTATTACTATATATGCTGACTAGTTATGTTGTCACATGCCAAATAATTGTCTACCCAGCGACCATGAGGATGACGACCACCGGCCTCCTCCTTGCCACCGGCGTCATTGTTTTCGTCATCTGCGCCGCCGCCACCCCCACACACGGGTGGATATCCTCCGACGACGATCCGAAGATCGAAGAGCTCGCAAAGTGGGCGGTGGCGGAGATGAAGCAAGGCCTCCAGTTGATCAACGTGGTCCGTTGCGAGGAGCAAGACCAAGGCGGTCCAGGAATCATCTATCGTATCCTGCTGGACGCGGTCCACCGCACCGGCGGGATGGGCCACTTCACGGCGGACGTGTACGAGGACGCGGCGACCAAAGTGCGCGCGCTCCTCTACTTCGGCACAGCCCGGTAGTAGGCAGCGGCCGGGATGGGAGGACTATTTAGGCTAATGTGATTAATTTAAGCCAGTGTTTCCCATGTGGATGGAGTATCAAGCATGTTTGTCTTTTGTTTCACACCAGTAATAAGATGTTGCAAGAAAAGCAGTAATGCTACACGCCCGGGGTCAGTCATTAAGGGGGTTTACGGGGTGGATTCACCTGgcagtttatggttgactatttggGAAAATTGGCCCACACCCTCCTGAAAAATCAGGGGGTGGCTGGTTTAGTTAGTTGGAAGAAGCCCGTAATGCCCTTGTAAAGACCGGTGAGTCTAGCATTTTTGCAAAGTCAACCTGCCACCGCCGTGTTTGCCCTTCCTCGACGACACCGTGAAAGCCCACTGGATCCGCCACCACCTTCCTCCCCCGCTCCCTCTTCGTGTCACCGCTACCGGAGGAGCATGCCGACGAAGCCCGAGCtgtcggcctggaccatagcccggttctagactgaaccgggactaatgagctgagccggcctggaccatagcccggttttctactagtgcaggGGTGGGTCACGAAGCTCAAGGGTGTCATGTACGAGGCGACCAACATCCTCGACCTCTGCGAGCTCAAGGCCATGGGTCGGCGGGACGCAGCACCCGCATCCTGCTGCAACCCTCTGCTCTTCTGGTTGCGGCACCCCAGGTTCGCCCATGACATTGGCAGCCGCATCAGGAAGCTCAACAAGAGGCTGGACGACATCTGCAAGCTAGGCGCTGCCTTCAGCTTCATCAAGCTGGAGACGTACCAGGATTATAGGACCGGCCGACCTTCTGCGGCTGACCGGAAGACGGATCCCGTGTTGGAGCGCTCGGCCGTGGTAGGGGAGAAGATTGAAGAGGATACAAGAGCGCTGGTGGAGGAGCTGACAAAGGATAATGATGGCATCGCGGTGGTCGCCATCGTGGGTGTTGGCGGGATCGGGAAGACCACCCTTGCGAAGAAGGTCTTCAACCATGAGGAAATGCAACCCAAGTTTGAAAAGAAGATGTGGCTGAGCGTCACGCAGGACTTCAGCGAGGTTGAGCTACTAAGGTCGGCTATCACCGCTGCCAATGGAGTACTCCCTGCGACTCAAGACAAATCTATGCTTGTGCCGGCCCTTCTCAACGCTGTCAGAAATCAGAAATTTCTTCTGGTTTTGGATGACATGTGGAGTGATAGAGCATGGACCTCATTACTCAATGCTCCCTTCAGCCACGGTGCCCCTGGTAGCCGGATCATCATCACCACGAGAAATGAGACGGTTGCCCGAGGCATGAGAGCCAGAGAGCCCTACCACCGGATCGATAAATTAGGGCCCGAGGATGCCTGGACATTGCTCAGGAAACAGGTGCGTAACTTATTAACTGGTAGTGACTTCTAATTCAAAGTTTTAATTATATGCTTCTTTCAACAATATTTTGTACCTCTTCTAATTTTATGTTCTATATTTTAGTTGATCTTAGAAGAGGATGACAAAACTAGAATCAGAGATGTTGTCTCAATGTTCTTGACAGTTTGTCCGACGAAACATTATGATTAGTAATTCAAAATGATAGTTAGTCGATTGTTTTTACCTGATACTTCAAATTTAGTAAATATTTTGGCCCATTCTTACAGAATTATAATATACTTTACAATACATGGGACTGCATGAAAAATAACTTAGTagaatcatactccctccgtcccataatataagagcgttttgacactacactagtgtcaaaaatgctcttatattatgggacggagggagtaactcacAATATTTATAGTTTTTTAAGATAATAGTGACAAAAACTAAGCATCGAGCTTCCTGTTCTGGTGGGCACCTAGTAGGTAGCCTGGTTGGCATCGATAATGGCACCAAGCCCTGAATTAATTCTGTGACCAGCCAATTGGTTTATtttgtttcaaaatttcaaaataAAGTCAATTTGAGTGCTGTCAGCCTGCAAGTGGCGAGCTGCATGTACTCATGGTCACGCAGACGCAGGGGTAAAGCCAGAAAAGAACATTGTCGCTATCATTCCTGTACACATACTACTGGTGTCATTGCATATTTTAAGGGTATTTCTTTTTATAAATAGGATTAGTAAAAATCAGTGGTGTCATTTGATGCCACATACTACATAGCTCCACACAGGGTAACGAGAATAAAAAAAGGGGATCTATTAAGGAATCTGCATGATTGCACCTTTTAATTAATGATTAATAGGCAATTCTAAATTGCGC of Triticum dicoccoides isolate Atlit2015 ecotype Zavitan unplaced genomic scaffold, WEW_v2.0 scaffold130121, whole genome shotgun sequence contains these proteins:
- the LOC119343498 gene encoding putative cysteine proteinase inhibitor 7 — translated: MRMTTTGLLLATGVIVFVICAAATPTHGWISSDDDPKIEELAKWAVAEMKQGLQLINVVRCEEQDQGGPGIIYRILLDAVHRTGGMGHFTADVYEDAATKVRALLYFGTAR
- the LOC119343497 gene encoding disease resistance RPP13-like protein 4, with product MWMEYQALQGWVTKLKGVMYEATNILDLCELKAMGRRDAAPASCCNPLLFWLRHPRFAHDIGSRIRKLNKRLDDICKLGAAFSFIKLETYQDYRTGRPSAADRKTDPVLERSAVVGEKIEEDTRALVEELTKDNDGIAVVAIVGVGGIGKTTLAKKVFNHEEMQPKFEKKMWLSVTQDFSEVELLRSAITAANGVLPATQDKSMLVPALLNAVRNQKFLLVLDDMWSDRAWTSLLNAPFSHGAPGSRIIITTRNETVARGMRAREPYHRIDKLGPEDAWTLLRKQLILEEDDKTRIRDVVSMFLTVVSGEADGHDIDLLKDIGLQVVAKCDGLPLAVKVMGGLLCQKGKQHHDWEMVLNDSI